The following nucleotide sequence is from Primulina tabacum isolate GXHZ01 chromosome 2, ASM2559414v2, whole genome shotgun sequence.
TCTCTAATTAGAATTTCTCTCGAGAGACTTGGCATTTTGACTAAAAAAATTTGCATTGCTATATTTTCTTCGACTTCCGAATTCCATCCATAtttagtaaataatataatgtaTTCATCTAACAAACAGCTGTCATGTAATTAATGATTATACAAAGCTTGAGTATATTTATTTTCTTATCTGTGTCTTGACtattaaaatagtctacccctaGAAATTATGTTTTAAATAGAGTAGTCATTCTCCCAGCTATCTCACTAAGAGATTGTTCAGCAAGGACTTACTCTTTAGTTTCTGCTTGAATTCATGGACCAAGCAATTTTAATTGATCCCATTAGAattctttctaaaattttaatgaatccttatttgttgagatcaagtgtgtATGCTTTGATTCTCCAGTGGATGTCCAGTCATCTATGatatcttctctgtttttgaaatgCAGTACGTCAAGGTTAAGCATAATCTCATAAAGATCTAATTGGTTCTAAAACAGACttcccatagggtgtttggtgcaagagAATTTGATTTCTCTTTGACCTTGTTCACACTAGATGTGCTTCTCCACCTACTTGAAATTCTGTTTGGGGtcttctcatatttttattatgagaTTCCACACTTTCACTTGGTGGTTCATAGGACCAAGTTATTGAGAAAGGTTCGTCCCCTGTTGTATTCATCTTTAGATGTACGACCTTGAGATTCGCAAAAGACTCTACAAGATATTAAAGATCTTctagaccaatcttttctatagttttcatcaacttattttcttttctgagaGAGTTTTAATCAGATTGATCAATTTTTCTTCGTCGGTTAATGGTTTTGGCATTACCTTGGCCTTCCCTCTTTAGTGCAATAAGGCTTCAATACCAAAAGATGTTTGTAATCTTCTTTGTGAGATCTTTTTATTAGAGCTTCGTTGGTGTTATAGAGTTAGATTATTATTTGAATATCATTTAATGTTCCATgaatttcttcttgtttttaaaGGGTTTCCTCGATATTATGTGGACATAATATATCTTATTGTCATAATTATGCACCATCTTTTAGATCTCTCTAAGATCTTCGGAGAGTTTAGatgaatttgaaaatatttctagGAACctattattttgaatcataagttgGCTTAGTATTGATTAACATTGGTTAACTCTTTTTGTAAATATTCCAAAGTGTTGAAATAAATCATGCGTTCCTCTTTGCACCTGGTGTCTACTATTGGGTTAACTCTTTTTGTAAATATTCCAAAGTATTgaaataaatcatgtaaataTTTAATCTCGAATATATATTCGTATCCATAATTTTTTGAGAAAATATGATCATCAAACATTTAATCACtcgataataataatattgtatgtttgaaataattttacttCAGTTATGATACTATTTCTGGCCCAGTGATAACATCAATGATATTTTTGATCATTTTATGAAAATTGAAGAATTCAAATCAAAGTTTTAgatcttaaaaattaaagattaaatttaatatttttttttttgataatttaCTCATAAAAATTGAGTATAAGTAGATAGTGTGTGGCTAAAAAAACAAAgatagaaaataattaaaaaaatacgaTGTATCACGTGTCAAGCATTGGGGATGAGAGCTCCTCTCCTGGAGTAGCATAGAATATCAAGGATGGGACTCGAGATTCTCTACGTCTCCGGTGAAGAGAAATATTAGAGCTGTGAAATTGATTTGTAGCACCTCTGCATGataatcattattttatttccCAAGTTTATGTATATAGatacatgtgtgtgtgtatatatatatataactagaACAACATTCTATTTCTAGTTAATGCATAtgtatgatattattatttctACTAATTAAAATTCTCGGAGATACAATAGTTTGAATGAGGATGGAGAGTCGGGATAAGTGGCGGAGTCAGAAATATGGCTATGTTCGGgttataattttaaactttagaatattttaatattttcaattgATCTATCCtgactaatatcatattattccaaaattatacaaaatttacatataatttttttaaaaaaaaattgaaccaCCTGGAGTTTAGGCATGTGACGGGGTATGTATAAGGTCCTTCAAAATTGCAACGGGTCTAGTTCATCTCATATATAAGGCGGCAAAAAATGAATAAGTTGAACCAATTTGTAGTCAACAAATTTTCTACTTTGAGAATTATTTAAACTCtagaatcttttaatatttaaattgataCATCCggactaatatcatattatttcaaaattatacaaaatttacgtataaatttttttaaaaaaaattgtgccACTCGAACTTATTTGGTTGTGGCTCCGCCCCGACTTGCTTGCCAGCTATAAATGACGATCATCAAACTGGAGCTCTAATAAGCACTCGGGACCAAAAGTAAATTTAAAAATGGCTTCCACCAATTGCCTCAATGAATTCTCTTTCCAATATGCAAATAACCTTTCGTTTCATAAGCCTGAGTTCTCACCGAGTAACTCAAGCTTTCCATCCCATATGCTTAAAACTAACAGAGCTCCGACTCTCTGCTCTTTAAAACTTAACCAAGATAGAGGGACTTCAACGGAACATAATCGCCGGGAGCTTTTGACAGCATCGAGAACATCGGAGGTTCTCCATCTAATTGATCGAACGGAAGAGACTTCGTTTATTACGGGAAAATTCGGGAGGTATGGAGGAATCTTCGTGCCGGAGACACTCATAAGTTCTTTGAACAAGCTGGCTGCTGAATTTTATCTGATACTGCGTGATCCCCAGTTTCAAGTacttgatctcttctgcatgcTCATATATCAAATAACCGTTTTCTAAACCCAAATTTAAATTCAGTAGTTATTATCATCCGAAGTTCCGAACTTTCTCAAATTTGCTGCTTGTTTGTTAGGAAGAGCTTGCCACGGTGCTAAGAGATTACGTGGGACGTGAAACTCCACTGTACTTTGCTCAGAGGTTAACAGATTATTACAAGAATTGCAGAGGAGGAGGCCCAGATATTTACTTAAAGAGGGAAGATCTCAACCACGGCGGAGCACACAAAATCAACAACGCAGTCGCTCAAGCTATGCTTGCAAAACGCATGGCCCGGAAAAGTGTGATAGCCGCCACAGGTGCCGGCCAGCATGGCGTTGCAACAGCCGCTGCATGTGCTAAATATGGCCTCGAGTGTACGATATTCATGGGGGATGTGGATATGGAGAGGCAATCAGCCAACGTGTTGCTAATGAAGCATCTTGGTGCTCAGGTACTCCTCGTACTATCGAAAATTAAGTACGATTTCACGAATCCTATCAAAAGTCAAAACATTTGAAACTACAATCTATAAATGTTCTAGGTGAAATCTGTTCAAGGAACATTGAAGGATGCAACATCTGAAGCAATAAGAAACTGGGTCGAAGATTTGGAGTGCAGCTACTATTTATCAGGGACAGCGGTGGGGCCACACCCATGCCCGAGTATGGTAAGAGAATTCCAGTCGGTGATCGGAAGAGAAACAAGAAAACAGGCGATGGAGAAATGGAGTGGGAAACCGGATGTTTTAGTAGCCTGCGTGGGTGGTGGATCAAATGCATTGGGGCTGTTTCATGAATTTGTTAGAGACGACGAAGTGAGATTGATCGGAGTCGAAGCTGGCGGTTATGGAATAGAGAGTGGGAAGCACTCCGCCACACTGGCTAAAGGAGAGGTGGGAGTCTACCACGGGGCCATGAGTTACCTCTTGCAAGATGATGAGGGCCAAATCATTGGCCCACACTCAATTGGTGCCGGGTACGTTCTCGGATACACTTCCATGATCCATCTATTTATAACCAACACATACTCAGATGTATACATATATGCGGCAAAAGAAAACTAACAAGTgagaaaaaaaaatctgaaaactGGCCATGAGTACTCAtattgtattaaaaaaaaacttgcaGGCTAGAGTACCCGGGTGTTAGCCCCGAGCTAAGCTTTCTCAAAGACATCGGGCGCGCCGAGTTTTACACCGTAACAGATGCAGAAGCCCTGGatggtaatttttttaaaaaatttagactATTTGCCAATTCCAACACGATACACggattatattaatatattgaacaataattataactatTGCAGCTTATGGATTGTTGTGCCGGTTAGAAGGAATATTTCCGGCCCTGGAAGCTGCTCACGCGTTGGCATACCTCGAAAGGCTTTGCCCCACTTTGCCCGATGGCAGCAAGGTGGTTGTTTGTTGCAGCGGCCGTGGAGAGAAGGACGCTGCCACAGTATTTAATCAACTACCCCAAAAACATACATGAACGTTGCCACATATATCGCGAAACAGAGTAATCAATTCAGCTTAACGACAGTACTGTTGTTTGTGGTATTTAAATATGAGAGGAaagcaagaagaaaacaaaaaatatggCTTGTAGAGGACAAGTGTTGAATACTTTCTCCTTAAGAAGAATTTGTCCCTCACAATGTGCTAGAGGTTGTGGCAATCTTCtcccaagatacaactacaactcttgaataatgagcactcaaatattcaagttctataacaaataaataaaagaactCTCTCTAGTTGAAGAAGGAAGAAGAACAATATgcttatgatatgttatgtatgtttgattttcaaaatatcaagcatttaatgtttttcatgtgaaaaGACATGATCTTTCATTCATAGGAATGTCTCTTGGCCATTGTAATTGACCACAATCATCAAACAATGCCaaggaaatgaaaaaaaaacatCAGAAAATTCGAAGGGACACGAAGACCTGTAGGCACCCGCTCGCGCCTGCACGCGCGCACATGTGCGCCGCTCCGCATGCTTGTGCGCGCCAGCCACTGGCAGGCGCGCGCACCTGTGCGTAGACccgcgcgcatgtgcgcgccggCTACTGTTCACGcgacttttttttttcagttttaGTCCCTTACATGTTCTGACTACTCGATTGAAGTTCTTTCAACATTTGATGAACTTGTTTCGAGTTTAATTCTGAACCACcgaacttaatattcgttcaaTAAGCTTCGTTCTATGTTTCGAATTTTCCCAATCAAACACATTGATTAatttgcttaattttcattcattaagcatcaaaattccaacaatcccccacatgaacgaaattaatgcatgaatgcTCGTGATGCATAAGAGAGAGTATATACAAAAAATTATCACATTCAGGAAATGTAGCTTTTGGCTTTGAACCTGCCCTAGTGGAATACAATCGGATTTACTAGGCCAAGAAGTGAACTTGATGTCTTGAACTTCTTGGCGGTTCATGTAAAATCAGACAACTGTACCCACATGATAACCTTCCTTCCATTTCCATTTTGTTTTATCGGTTGTGTCCGTTTTGGCCATGGAACACATCTTGGCTTCATACGTGTTTCATCGAGGCGGTCCGTCCTCACACGTACATTGGTGATCTCCTTGTAAAAGGGTATCCTACTTACCCCGCTTTTGCAAGCTACAGAATCATTAAAAGTACAATACTTAACCTCACTACCTTTGTAGGCAACTTCACTCATCGTCTTAGGAATGAGGAGTGATTCATCAAGTTCTCATAACTTAGTTGTCCCATTGAACCAAGATCTTGAGATCTCCAATCTACAAGGTTGGGTTGCCACTATGAAAACTTTATTTGGT
It contains:
- the LOC142537961 gene encoding tryptophan synthase beta chain 1-like translates to MASTNCLNEFSFQYANNLSFHKPEFSPSNSSFPSHMLKTNRAPTLCSLKLNQDRGTSTEHNRRELLTASRTSEVLHLIDRTEETSFITGKFGRYGGIFVPETLISSLNKLAAEFYLILRDPQFQEELATVLRDYVGRETPLYFAQRLTDYYKNCRGGGPDIYLKREDLNHGGAHKINNAVAQAMLAKRMARKSVIAATGAGQHGVATAAACAKYGLECTIFMGDVDMERQSANVLLMKHLGAQVKSVQGTLKDATSEAIRNWVEDLECSYYLSGTAVGPHPCPSMVREFQSVIGRETRKQAMEKWSGKPDVLVACVGGGSNALGLFHEFVRDDEVRLIGVEAGGYGIESGKHSATLAKGEVGVYHGAMSYLLQDDEGQIIGPHSIGAGLEYPGVSPELSFLKDIGRAEFYTVTDAEALDAYGLLCRLEGIFPALEAAHALAYLERLCPTLPDGSKVVVCCSGRGEKDAATVFNQLPQKHT